In Aerococcus loyolae, a genomic segment contains:
- a CDS encoding acetamidase/formamidase family protein — protein sequence MHITKDHYVFSMDKNHEPIAKVASGQRLQVDVWDCFKGSVQDEKDLISGIDFNEINPATGPIYVEGAQPGNVLKVTIHSIDLDPQGAIMTSPGLNKYFSKEITEEETAICKVSEDQKTFDYYGATFPVHKMIGVIGTAPKDEAVATGLPDLHGGNMDNNQITEGSVVYLPVEVEGALLALGDMHAAMGDGEIWGSGVEIGGSVDLTVEVLESFPCPTPFVETDQAYYSYGVGEDFETAVVQANDRMAEFIMAQTGLSYNKVGMFMTFAAHLESCQIVNPNISMRVRVDKTSYEKLKDVKE from the coding sequence ATGCATATTACAAAAGATCACTATGTGTTCTCTATGGACAAAAACCATGAACCCATTGCTAAGGTAGCTAGCGGCCAACGCTTACAGGTTGATGTTTGGGATTGCTTCAAGGGCAGTGTCCAGGATGAAAAGGACTTAATTTCTGGGATTGACTTTAATGAAATTAATCCAGCCACTGGTCCGATTTATGTGGAAGGCGCTCAACCAGGCAATGTGCTGAAAGTGACTATTCACAGCATTGATTTAGATCCCCAAGGAGCTATTATGACTTCTCCAGGGCTCAACAAATATTTCTCCAAGGAAATTACTGAAGAAGAGACCGCCATCTGTAAGGTCAGCGAAGACCAAAAGACCTTTGACTATTACGGAGCAACTTTCCCTGTTCATAAGATGATTGGTGTGATCGGGACAGCACCCAAGGACGAAGCGGTGGCTACCGGATTGCCTGACTTACATGGTGGCAATATGGATAACAATCAAATTACCGAAGGCTCTGTGGTTTACCTGCCTGTGGAGGTCGAAGGGGCGCTTCTGGCTTTAGGTGACATGCATGCAGCCATGGGCGATGGTGAGATTTGGGGCAGTGGTGTTGAGATCGGTGGCTCGGTTGACTTAACTGTAGAAGTTCTCGAGTCCTTCCCTTGTCCAACGCCTTTTGTGGAAACTGACCAAGCTTATTATTCTTATGGCGTTGGCGAAGACTTTGAAACGGCAGTTGTCCAAGCTAATGACCGGATGGCAGAATTTATCATGGCTCAAACCGGCTTATCCTATAATAAAGTTGGCATGTTCATGACCTTTGCCGCTCATTTAGAATCTTGTCAGATTGTTAATCCCAATATTTCCATGCGCGTTCGGGTTGACAAGACCAGTTATGAAAAATTAAAAGATGTTAAAGAGTAA
- the purB gene encoding adenylosuccinate lyase has product MINRYTRPEMGQLWSDENKYQSWLEVEILAVEAWAELGEIPQEDAQAIRQRAKFDVNRILAIEAETKHDVVAFTRCVSESLGEEKKWVHYGLTSTDVVDTAYGYQLKQVNDLLRQDLDDFLAILKKQALKYKNTLCMGRTHGVHAEPTTFGLKVARWYSEFKRHRERFEHAAKGVEAGKISGAVGTFANVPTQVEAYVCEHLGIRAQEISTQVLPRDLHAEYISVLALIATGVENMATEIRHLQKSEVREVEEYFAAGQKGSSAMPHKRNPIGSENVTGLARVIRGHVVTAMEDVSLWHERDISHSSAERIILPDTTILVDYILHRFGNILANLTVFPENMKRNMQATHNLIFSQRVLLKLIDAGLSREAAYDLVQPLTAKSWDQGLDFKDLVENNAEIRQSLDQAAIDDAFDPAYHLRRVDEIYARLGLA; this is encoded by the coding sequence ATGATTAATCGCTATACCCGTCCAGAAATGGGACAATTGTGGTCGGATGAAAACAAGTACCAATCGTGGTTGGAAGTAGAAATTTTAGCTGTTGAAGCTTGGGCCGAATTAGGAGAGATTCCCCAAGAGGATGCCCAAGCGATTCGTCAGCGGGCCAAGTTCGATGTCAACCGTATTTTAGCCATTGAAGCTGAGACCAAGCATGATGTGGTGGCTTTTACCCGCTGTGTTTCGGAGTCATTGGGCGAGGAGAAGAAGTGGGTCCATTATGGTCTGACCTCGACCGATGTGGTGGATACGGCTTACGGCTACCAATTAAAGCAAGTGAATGACCTCCTCCGCCAAGACTTAGACGATTTCTTAGCGATTCTTAAAAAACAAGCCCTCAAATATAAAAACACCCTCTGCATGGGGCGGACTCATGGGGTTCATGCGGAGCCGACTACTTTTGGTTTAAAAGTGGCTCGTTGGTATAGTGAATTTAAGCGCCATCGTGAACGTTTTGAACATGCGGCTAAGGGCGTTGAAGCAGGAAAAATTTCCGGTGCAGTAGGGACTTTTGCCAACGTGCCTACCCAAGTGGAGGCCTATGTTTGTGAGCATTTAGGGATTCGTGCCCAAGAGATTTCGACCCAAGTTCTCCCGCGTGACTTACATGCAGAATATATTTCAGTCTTAGCCTTAATTGCTACCGGAGTGGAAAATATGGCGACTGAAATCCGCCACTTACAAAAGTCCGAGGTCAGGGAAGTGGAAGAATACTTTGCTGCGGGGCAAAAGGGTTCTAGCGCCATGCCCCATAAGCGTAACCCGATCGGTAGTGAGAATGTTACTGGACTAGCCCGAGTGATTCGAGGGCATGTAGTGACTGCTATGGAAGATGTCAGTCTCTGGCATGAACGGGATATTTCCCATTCATCAGCCGAGCGGATTATTTTACCAGATACCACCATCTTAGTGGACTATATCCTTCATCGCTTCGGTAATATTCTAGCTAATCTGACGGTCTTTCCAGAAAACATGAAGCGGAATATGCAGGCTACCCATAATTTGATTTTCTCCCAACGGGTCCTATTAAAATTAATCGATGCAGGACTTTCTAGGGAGGCAGCTTATGATTTAGTCCAACCCCTCACCGCTAAATCATGGGACCAAGGCCTTGATTTTAAAGACTTAGTCGAAAATAATGCGGAAATTCGCCAGTCTCTTGACCAAGCAGCCATTGATGATGCCTTTGATCCGGCTTATCACTTGCGCCGGGTGGATGAAATTTATGCACGTTTGGGATTAGCTTAG